The Paenibacillus mucilaginosus 3016 genome includes the window GATGAAAGAGAATCTTCTTGCAGCTAAACCGTTGGCGAAGCCGCGGAATAAGCGCAGGAAGAAGTGGCAGGCACTCAAACGGGACAGGTACTTGTATTTGTTAGGTCTGCCTGGCATCTTGTGCTTGATTATTTTTAAATATATCCCCATGTGGGGTGTGCTCATTGCCTTCCAGGATTACTCGCCGTTTAAGGGTCTTCTGGGCAGTGAATGGGTCGGACTGGAGAATTTCAGAGTCTTCTTCGAAAATCCGGATTTCCCGATGCTTCTCAGGAATACGATTGCCATAAATGTAATGAGTCTCGTATTTTTCTTCCCGGTTCCCATTATTTTATCCCTCATGATGAATGAAGTACGCAATGAGCTGTTCAAACGTACGATTCAGTCGATTGTGTATCTGCCGCACTTTCTTTCCTGGGTTATCATCGCCGGTCTTACCTTTACCTTATTTGCCACGGGCGAAGGCTTGGTCAACAAAATCTTGATTCAACTGGGTTACGAAGGAGTACAGTGGCTGACAACGCCTAATTATTTTTGGGCTTTCCTGACGGGTCAGAGCGTATGGAAAGAAGCAGGGTGGGGAACTGTGATCTTCCTCGCTGCCATGGCCAATGTCGATCCACAGCTCTATGAAGCTGCACGCATGGATGGGGCGAGCCGTCTGCGTCAAATGTGGAACATTACCATTCCGGCAATCCAGAACGTGATCATCATCCTGTTGATCCTGAAGCTGGGACATATTATGGACGTTGGTTTCGAACAGGTATTCCTCCTGCAAAATGCGGCAGTGTCTGAAGTAGCGGATGTATTCGATACGTATATTTATCGTGTAGGGATTAGACAGTCCGAGTTCAGCTACACGACGGCCGTAGGGTTGTTTAAAGCAGCGATCGGCCTGATGCTGGTTATTATCTCCAATAAACTTGTGAAAAAAGCAGGTGGCGAAGGGTTTTATTGAGAACTTACAAAGCCATATGAACAGGAGTGTTATCCTTGAGAGAATCATTGGGTGATCGCATATTTTCAACGGTGAATGTCATTATATTAGCAATACTTGGGATCGCTTCGCTCTTTCCCTTCTATTATGTGGTCGTGGTTTCGTTCACATCCCCGAGCGATTATACGGGAAGCAGCTTGATTCTGTATCCCAAATCATTTTCGCTGGCAGCCTATGAGTACATCTTCTCTACCAATACCTTCATCAAGTCGCTGGGAGTCAGTGCTTATCTCGCTATAGTGGGCACGCTGCTCAGTTTGATGGTTTCCGCGGCATTCGGCTATATGATCTCACGCAAGAGACTGTTTGGCCGCAAGCCGCTTACCGTAGCTTTAATCATTACCATCTTGTTCAGCCCGGGTATTATTCCGAATTACCTGCTTATTAAAGATTTGGGGCTCATGAACAGTTTATGGTCCATTATTTTGCCGGGTCTTCTCAGCGGATGGAATGCACTGCTGCTCAAAACGTTCTTTGACGGAATTCCCGAAAGCCTGGAGGAGTCCGCCTACATTGATGGTGCCAATGATCTAAGGATTTTCTTCCAGATCATCCTGCCGCTCTCACTTCCGGCATTGGCCGCTTTTGGACTGTTCTTCGCTGTAGCCTATTGGAACACGTTCTTCACCGCGATACTCTATATTACGGATCCGGATCAGAGGCCGCTCCAAGTCCTGCTGCAGGGAATGCTCGTCCAGTCGGAGACGGGAATTGCCGATCCGAGTGCCGCCGCCGAGCAGTCGGTTCCACCGGATACCATTAAGATGGCAGCTGTCGTGGTTGCCACGGTACCAATCCTGTTGGTGTATCCATTCCTGCAGAAGCATTTCGCCAAGGGAGTTATGCTTGGCTCAGTCAAGGGATGATATCATATAGTAAAGGGCATTACTTGCATGGAAAAAAGGGAGGAATCACAGAAATGAAAAAGAAACTAGTCACCGTTATTTCCGCATCCTTACTATTAAGCAGCACGCTGGCAGCTTGTGGGGAAAAGGAGGAAGCGTCTTCAGCTTCTCCCGATGGCTCAAAGTCGTCGGCACCTGCCGAGTTTAATATCACAACTATTAACTACAGTCCGGAAGCGGCTGCTAACGATAACCCGATAGAGCTCGAGATGGAAAAACGTACGAATACCAAGGTGAATATAACGTATTTGCCAAGCAATAACTATATGGACAAATTTAAGGTGATGCTGGCATCAGGGGAAATTCCTGACGTTTTACTGACAACCTCGATCTATGATCCATCGGTTCTAAATGCCATCCAGGATGGAGTATTTTGGGATTTGACTCCCTATCTGAAAGATTACCCCAACCTGCAGAACAATTACCCGAAGGAAAGCTACGAGAATACCAAGATCGATGGTAAAATTTACGGCCTGCCCCGTCCTCGTCCTTTGGTCGGTGGTGCCGCATTCCCGGCTCTTCGCCAGGACTGGCTGGACAAGCTCGGACTTAAAGTGCCGGAAACGATGGATGAACTCTACACTGTACTGAAAGCCTTTGCCGAGCAGGATCCCGATGGAAACGGCAAAAAAGATACCTACGGATTCACGGGCAGTGTGGCAGAAGGCTGGATGGATCAGCTCAGCTTTGTTGAAGATACCTTCAATGGCTTCAATAATATGATTCTGAGTATGGAAGGGAAACCAACCGAATACAGAGATTTCTCACCGGCCACTCGTGAGGCGCTGCTATGGATTCATCGTGCCTATAAAGAAGGTGTGCTGGCACCTGACTTTGCCATCATCAAACAGTCGCAAGTATTGGATATGATGAAGCAGGGTAAAGTCGGGATGATTCCTACTGCGATGGATGCGAGTAAAATAGGGGACATGGTGGGGACGCTGAGAAAAACAGTTCCAGCTGCGGGCCTTGTACATGTGCCCTACCTGATTACTCCATCATCAGGGAAAAAATATGCGACAAAAGAAGGCGGTTTCTTCGGAAACTACCTGATCTCCAAGAAAGTACCCGAAGAAAAGTTGAAACAAATCCTGGCATTCTTTGACTACGGTGCTACGCCGGAGGGGATGGAGCTGGCGAACTTCGGGCTCAAGGATGTTCACTATACCGTTCAAGATGGCAAGAAAGTAACTACGGAAGAGTATAAGAAAATCGCTGCGGCTTCCATTGTGAATGTTTGGACATTGGTCGATCCTTACAGCCGTGTTCAGCAAGCTTCCACGGACTATCCGAAAGAGTATCTGGAGCGCGATAAGAAAGTCGTCGATGAGCGGCTGAAGCATGGTGTGTTCATCAACAATAATGGTGTTATGTCTGAGACCGAAATTAAATTCGGTTCCGAGATTGCCAAAAAGCTTCAGGACAAGAAGATTAAGGTAATCATGGGCAAAGAGCCGATCGAAGCCTGGGATAAATTGATTGAGCAGATGAAGAATGATGCGAACGTGAAAAAGATCCTTGCCGAAAGAGAAGCAAGCTACAAAGCCATATTCGGTGGAAAGTAATTTCGTTGAGTAGGGGAGGAAGAGGCCGGTGGACAGTTCAAGTCCGCCGGCTATTTTCTTTCCCATATCACTTGGAGAGGACTGAAGGATATGCCGGATGTATGGGTGATCTCGGATTCGAATCTGGAAGTGAGGTTCGACCAAACCGTCAATCTATTGGGTGTGAAAGATAAGCGCTCGAATAAGCTCTGGGAACAACTGCCCCTTGGCAGGGAGCTGACAGTAAATAAAGTCTCCCAGCACAGGAATGCTCTACACCTGGAGCTTCAGGGAGGAGCGCTTGCCTTCTCAGCGGCCCTGGAGCTGACAGAGACATCGGAGTTGGTGGTTACGATTACTGCCGATCCAGAGGCTTCTTTTGACAAAATCAGCTTCCCTGCCGCCTTTCAGGCACCGGACCCGGATCACTACCTGCTGCAGACAGACAGCCAGGGTCTGCTGCTGCCCGTGGACGATACGCGCTATCCGCTCGAGGAACATCCGTTTTTCTTCTGCGGCGGAGGGCCGGCCATGGCCTGGATGGGGGTTACGGATTCGGTTTTCGAGACGGGCTACATGGCCATTTTTGAAACCCCCTATGATGCCGCTATCGCACTCAAGCGGGAGGAGGGACTCATTACCTTTGCCCCTGTGTGGCTCAGCTCTATGGGAGAGTTCAGCTATGAACGCAGAATCCGATATGTGTTCTTTCCTACAGGCGGCTACATCGCCCAGTGCAAGAGATATCGAGAGTATGCCTGGCCGAAGAACAAGGTCCTTACACTGAAGGAAAACCAGAAACGGTTTCCGGCTATCGAGAAGATTCTGGGGGCTGTTCATATTTATGTATGGGATAAGGCCCGAGAGGTGAGTTTCGCTCAAGATTTGAAGAAGTCCGGAATCGAAAAGGCGTTATTCCTGTGGAATGCCAACCATTTACCCTATCCGGAACCGGACTACGACAGCCGGCTCCAAGAACTGGGGTATGGAACCGGAGGTTACGAGCTTTTTACCGACATCCACCCTGATTCCCATCCAGGCTATGCAGCCCTCGACCGAATTCCGCTGAAGCGTAATGTTTACCCTGGCTTGTTCGATCAGATTACGGCGCGAAAAAAGGATGGGTCCACCTATTTTAATCAATACGGAACCTATGTATGCCCTGAAGCGGTTCGGCCGGAGATGATCAAGCGGGTGGAAAAAGAGCTCAGCTTATATCCCCATGAAACTTATTTTTTGGATGTTTATCAAGCCAATGGCCTCTATGAATGCCATAATCCCGAGCACCGGCTGACCCGCGAGCAGTATGCCGAAGCCATCATTCGAAACTGTGAGCTGCTGGAAGAGAAGTACAATACGTTTCTGGGAGCCGAATTTGGCGCCGACTTTGCCGGATCCCATGGAGTATACGCCCATGGAATGATGACGCTGCAGCGTATGTGGTGGTTTGAATCCGAGGCGAACAGGAAGGGAACGATTTACTATATGGGGGACTGGAAGGATAACTCCAGGCCTTCGATCATGCTGGGAGAGCGGACGGCTACCGGTGCCTATCTGGAGTATTCCATTCATGAATACACACGGGTGCCATTGTACGAGTTGGTTTATCACGATGCCATTGTCACTTCATGGCGGTGGGAGGATTGCAACCATCACAGCCCTGAGATTTGGTGGAAGAAGGATCTGTTCAATATTCTCTATGGAACGGCTCCGTTGTGGTCTATCGATCAAGAACGGTGGGACAGCTTTAAATTCACTTTCGTGGAGAGCTACAACAAAATTTGCCCTTGGCTGCAGCAGATTTGCTACGACGAGCTTGTATCCCACCGTTTCGTGAGTTCGGACCGCAAGGTTCAGGAGAGCCGGTTTTCCTCCGGAAAGCGAGCGGTAGTTAACTTTGGGGATACATCCTATACGTTCGAGGGACGGATCATCGAACCCCGCGGATTCATCACAATGGATGATGGAGCTACCAATTGATCGCTTCTACAAATCGGTTCAGCAAGCTGTGGTTCCTTCACGGGAACCACGGCTTTTTTTCGATGGACAGGCAGAGGCAGATCAAATCCCGCATCAAGCGGATGGAGAAAATCGAAATTGAAGGCGTGCAGCGGCCGAAATCGTAAAAAGTTTGGATCGAATGTTCGTTAATTGCGGAATAAGGAAAAGGAGTCTGCGGGAAACATAGGGAAAACTTTCCGTAATGGAAAGGACGGGTACTAATTCATGAACGTCGATCTGTCTTTGGACAAAAACGAGAAATCATTGCAAGCCATGTTATCTCATAGCGCTGACTTCAAATCAAGTGAATTCACGGCCGGCGTAAACCGGTATCGATTGTTTTATTTGGACATATTGCGATGCCTCCCGTAATGGAAGCGATGTTTATGTTGGTCACACTGGAAATCCTGCGAGAGGCGACAATCCGTCTTTCTAATCCGGTCGGCCAGACGATCGGAGTTGTGGGCGGTATCGTCATCGGTACCGTGGTGGTTCAGTCGAATCTGATTTCCAATATGATGGTGGTCGTAGTAGCATTCACAGCTATAGCTTCTTTTGTTATTCCTGTGTACGAAATGAGAAGGTACGGTACGATTACTAGCTTACCCGAACATTATCTTGTGCGCGATATTCGGGTTTATTGGCTTGGAGCTTTCCTTTCTCTTGATACTAACGCATTTGGCTCGTTTGAACACTATGGGCATTCCGTATTTTTACTCGGGGCTTCTAGGAGGTTCAATCAAAGATACGCTTATCAGAGGACCGCTTGGGAGCTTGAAAGAGCGTCCGATGGAAAGCTTAGCTAAAGACGAGATGAGAATCGAGTCTCCAAGGGGATGGAATGAATGATTCATCTGAAAGAAATATCCATTAAGCAGCTGATTTGTCTTGTTATTTTCACCCAAGTAGGTGCCAAAGTGCTAACGATTCCTTATGAAGAGTCTCGCAATTCGGGGTATGACTCATGGATGTCGGTACTGCTCGGAGGGGTGATCGCTCAATTGGTGATCCTCATCGTGTACCTGCTGGGAAAAAGATATGAAGACCGTCCTTTTCCTCAATATGTAACGGAGATTACAGGAAAACCGTTAGGATTATTATTAAACGTCTTATTCGCATTGTATTTTATTGAATCATCTCTCATGGTTCTAGTTACTTATGCCAATTTCATCAACCGTTGGGTGTTATTTAAAACACCATGGTTTGTGATTATTGCACTTATGGCGGCGACCGCTGCCTATATCGCTTCCTCTTCGCTTCGGTCTATAGCCGTCATTACGGAAACGTGCATTTTGATGTTTACGATTTGCTTTGTGATCGTATGTATTAGCGGATTGGGGAAGGGCGATTGGCTTCATTTTGCGCCAGTCGGATCTCATGGTCTGGGGCCGATTATAAAGGATGCTATTCCGGCTTTTTGGGCTTACGCAGGATATGAGCGGCTTCTGTATTTTTCCCCCTTTGTCAAGAGGCATAGCAATAAGGAGATCTTAATTGGCATGTCCATAGCTAATGGATTTACGACCTTTTTCTATGTTCTGATCTCGGCCATAGTGTTGTACAACTTCAGTGAACCTCAACTGGACCTCGTCACCGAACCGATGGTATTCATTCTCCGTCAATTCAAATGGCCGATGGTGCAAAATCTGGATATTTTATTTATGGTCATTTGGTTATCAATGACCTTGGTTACCATCTATGTCTATCTGTTTATGTCTGCACGGTTTCTGGCTTCCACCTTAGGGAGGAAGCTCGGAAACCATGCTCTGCTCGTATGGATATTGGCGTTTGTTTGTTTTGCTATTGGGGTATGGTTCTCCGACCGCCAAACGTTATTAGAATTTGCCGATTATCATAACAAAGCTAGTACCCTTATTATAGCTGGTGTGCCGACCATTTTACTGCTTGTCTCTCTAGCTCGGGGAAAGGCGGGTATACGATGAAAAAAGCGGCGGTCATATTCATGTTGTTGCTGGTATGTACCGGTTGTTGGGATCAAAAGCCGCTGCGCAATCTTCATTTAGTTGACGTTGCGTGCTTGGATCTGGATGAGAAGAGCGGTGAAGTATTGCTCAATTACATCGTCACTGTACTCAATAAGGCAGGACAAGGAGAAGGAGACCCCAAATCCGAGACAACGCTGCTAAAAGGACCAAGCTTTGTCGAAGCGGTCGGACAAGGGGATTACTTTGATGAAGGTCCATTTCTGGGTATCCACAATAGAATCTATTTATTAAGTGAAGGCTTTGCTTCTCGGGATCCAATCGGACAGCTTGCTTTTTTGCTTCACGCTCCTTATGCATCGATCAACACCCCGGTTGTTATATTCGAAGGTTCAATATCTAAGCTTATGCAAAGAAAATCGTTTAATAGGGAAGATTTTACGGAAACATTGAATCATTTTATTATGAATTTGGAATCGAGTCGAATCATACCTAACGTTTCCATGATGCATTTCATACTATCCAAGGAAGAACCTTTGGAAGACATCGCATTGCCTGTAATAAAGCAGCAGTCGAATTCAGAATTGGAATTCAGTGGCGCTCTCTTATTCCGTCAAGGAACGAAGGCAGAGGAGAAGCTCAGCAAGGAACAAGTCCAAATACTGATGTTGTTGTTAGGAGAAAACTTCAATAAGCACAAGGTGGGCGGACGTTCTACGTCAGGCATCGGACAACAATTGCTGACCGGGCATATGAATAGCACAGAGTATGCATTTTCGATCAAAAAGGGTGTTTCAAGGATTACGATTCACCCTGAATCCAATGGATTGCCGAAAGTTATCGTGAATGTCAAATTGAAAATCAATGTATATAAGCTTGGGCAGCAAGCGGTTAGACTGAAATCAGATTATGTTAATCAAATGGAAAAACAATTGAATAGTTATCTGGAAGAAAGGGCCGTGGCGACGATCCGGACGATGCAAAAAGCAAATTCTGATGTTCTCGGTATCGGAAGGAAGATATATTCACTCCATCCCGGCCTCTGGAAATCACTGGACTAGCGTAAGGACTATCCGCAGATTTCGATCGAACCGAAGTTCGATATACAAATCATTAACTCAGATGCACAATAGGTCAGAGGGCATGGCCGTATTGCCGCGGAAACAAAAGAGCAGCCTTTGCTTCCAACTCCGAGGATTCCTGACAACTCTGTACAAATGGTTCTATATTGAAAACCCCAAACTCGGTGAACGACTACCCAAAAGCCTTTCACTACAGGATGCCATAAAGTTTGAACAATTCGCCGCATTGTCAGTAACCATCCGCATCTATTACCGCACCTGTAACCAAATCTTCCGGATTTTTGAGGGCCCCGCTGGGTGGAGCTTTCTCCTAGGAGCAGCTGCAGGCCAGAGCTTGCGCGCTGCAAGGAAACCGGAGAGAAGACGGCAACTTTACACGTAACCAAAGGAGAACATGCAATTTTTTGGCTCTGAAGAATGATGAGGAGCGGAGGGCTTGCCTGCAAGGACTGCCGTTCGAGAAGCTCACACACTGCTAAAGTCCTTCACCCTTCTGATCCTGGGCAAAACGGCTAAGCTTGGGGTACATATCCCTGCCGGGGTAAAAGAATTTCTAGAGCGGGTCGAGACCGAAGTAAAGAAAGCGGTACGTTGACCCAAGTAACTGTATCCAAGACCGTGGATACGGTGAAAGTTACCTTGGATTCGTCGGCTATATCGCAGCTATTCTTTTTGGGATCTCGTTAGCATGCAATCCTGTCGTAGCCCCCATTCTTATGTACATCGTGGGGTTCTATGATCTCTTAAGCTGGTTTGATGGGGACAAGAAACCGGTCTATAAGCCTTTTGGAATGTGCCAAGTAATAGTTATTCTCAAAACGTATTCTTACGGTATTTAAGTAGGTTACCTGACGTTAGGTTGAAGTATAGTTCTTATGAGTTTAGTCAGTTTCTCGAATACCGCTTTGACAAACCCGCTACTGCGTGTTACTATGTAGAGGTAGTAAGTATCACTGCATACCAGTCCTACAGAATAGTGAAGGGTGATTGAGCTGGAAAACTTAACGGAAATGCTTAAAGGCGTGCTTGAGGGCTGCGTCCTCGAAATTATAAGCCGCAACGAAACCTACGGTTACGAAATTACGCGGAGGCTGAACGCCCTCGGCTTCACAGATGTTGTGGAGGGAACGGTGTACACCATCCTGATCCGGCTTGAAAAAAGCAAGTTGGTGGAAGTCACCAAAAAGCCCTCCGACATGGGGCCGCCGCGAAAGTTTTTCGCGCTCAACGACGCGGGACGCGAGGAGTTACGGAGGTTCTGGGAAAAATGGGCGTTCGTATCATCTAAAATTATCGAATTAAAGGAGAGAGATTAATGAATTTTTGGGAAAAAATCACCGGCAGCGATATGACGAAAGAAATGAAAGCTTTTGAATCCAGAGCCAAAAAGCTGCCGGCTGATTATCAAGCGGCATGGAAACAAATTAATGCGAATCTTTGGATGCACTCCGATTTCACCGGTCGCAACCTCATGCCCATCCTTGACGGCGTGCTTGGCCTGCTCGAAGAAACGGCGGCGGATGGTCAGCGTGTCCATGAGGTTTTGGGTGACGATATCAAAGGTTTCTGTTCAGCGCTGGCCGGCGAAGAAGGGGCAAAGTCTTTTCGAGACAAGTGGCGCGAGCAACTAAATCATAATATCGCCAAAAAATTAGGTAAAAAATAGGAGGGTAATAAAATGAATATACGAGATATCATCGAAGGCAAAAAAGAGTGGCGAGCGCACGTGGCGCGTGTCAAAGCGCTCCCGCAAGATTATCAGATTGTTTACAAAGAGATGCAGAAATATTTCTTTAAGGTTGGTCCTGTGGAGCTAACCGAGGGGACGGGTTTGCTCTCGGGGATTGTCGATCTTTTTGAGGAGGGCGCGGCCTCGGGGAAAGGAGTGTTAGAAGTGACGGGCAGAGACGTAGCAGCTTTCTGCGATGATCTAATCAAAGATTCAAAAACTTACGCTGACATTTATCAAGAATCTGTTGACCAAGCGAATAACAAGACCATCAGAAAGGGTGCGGATAAAAAAAAGTAAAAGGGGGATATGGGGATGGGAAAAGCAATTGAAGTGAACGGTCTGCAAAAGTCTTACAAGAAACTTCATGTTCTAAAGGGCGTCGATTTCGAGGTGGAAAAGGGAAGCATTTTCGCCCTGCTCGGCTCCAACGGGGCTGGCAAGACAACGGTTGTCAAAATTCTCAGCACGCTGCTCCAACCGGACAGCGGAACCGTCACCGTTAATGGATTCGATATTGCGTCAAATCCAGACCTGGTAAGGCAGTCCATCAGTCTGACCGGGCAATTTGCCGCGGTTGATGAGATTTTGACCGGGCGGGAGAATCTTATTTTGATCGCCAAGCTGAGGCACCTTAAAAATCCGCGTCAGGTTGCGGACGATATGCTTAAACGCTTCGGTCTGACAGATGCCGCGGACCGAAAGGCATCTACTTATTCGGGTGGTATGCGCCGCAGGCTCGACATCGCTTTGAGCCTTGTGGGAAAACCGCAGATCATTTTCCTCGACGAGCCAACCACCGGGCTTGATCCTGAGGCACGTATCGAGGTTTGGAAGATTGTAAAGGAGCTTGCCGATGGCGGCACGACGGTATTCCTGACCACGCAGTATTTAGAGGAAGCTGAACAGCTTGCCGACCGAATTTCTATTCTGCACGAGGGCAGGATTATCGCCAGCGGCACGCTCGCCGAACTGAAAAAGCTGTTCCCGAAAACGAAGGTGGAGTATGTTGAAAAACAGCCGACATTGGAGGATATATTCCTCGCCATCATCGGTAAAAGGGAGGCCATGTAGATGGATGCAAAAAAACATTTTTTCAGCGACATGAGCGTAATGCTTGGACGTTCCATGCGCCATATTTTCCGCAGTATGGACACCATCTTCACGGTCTGTATCACCCCCATTGCAATGATGCTGCTATTTGTCTATGTTTTTGGCGGCGCAATCGAATCCGGTACGGATAACTATGTGAACTATCTGTTGCCTGGCATATTGCTTATGGCGATTGCGAGCGGGGTTGCCTACGTGGCTTACCGCCTGTTTATGGATAAGCAGCGGGGCATTATTGAACGGTTCCATACCATGCCGATTGCGCGTTCCTCCGTGCTGTGGGGGCATGTGCTGACCTCGGTGGTATCTAACATCATTTCTGTTGTCGTCATCATTCTCGTAGCGCTCCTGATGGGCTTTCGCTCATCGGCGGGGGTACTGGCTTGGCTTGGCGTAGCGGGTATACTTGTGTTGTTTACGCTGGCTTTGACCTGGATCGCGGCCATTGCCGGACTGACAGGAAAAACGATGGAAGGCGCTAGCGCCTTTTCCTATCCATTAATCTTCCTGCCATTCATCAGTTCGGCCTTTGTTCCGACCGAGACGATGCCGGCAGTCGTGCGTGTCTTTGCTGAAAACCAGCCGGTGACCTCTATCGTAGAGACC containing:
- a CDS encoding ABC transporter permease, coding for MTMMKENLLAAKPLAKPRNKRRKKWQALKRDRYLYLLGLPGILCLIIFKYIPMWGVLIAFQDYSPFKGLLGSEWVGLENFRVFFENPDFPMLLRNTIAINVMSLVFFFPVPIILSLMMNEVRNELFKRTIQSIVYLPHFLSWVIIAGLTFTLFATGEGLVNKILIQLGYEGVQWLTTPNYFWAFLTGQSVWKEAGWGTVIFLAAMANVDPQLYEAARMDGASRLRQMWNITIPAIQNVIIILLILKLGHIMDVGFEQVFLLQNAAVSEVADVFDTYIYRVGIRQSEFSYTTAVGLFKAAIGLMLVIISNKLVKKAGGEGFY
- a CDS encoding carbohydrate ABC transporter permease, yielding MRESLGDRIFSTVNVIILAILGIASLFPFYYVVVVSFTSPSDYTGSSLILYPKSFSLAAYEYIFSTNTFIKSLGVSAYLAIVGTLLSLMVSAAFGYMISRKRLFGRKPLTVALIITILFSPGIIPNYLLIKDLGLMNSLWSIILPGLLSGWNALLLKTFFDGIPESLEESAYIDGANDLRIFFQIILPLSLPALAAFGLFFAVAYWNTFFTAILYITDPDQRPLQVLLQGMLVQSETGIADPSAAAEQSVPPDTIKMAAVVVATVPILLVYPFLQKHFAKGVMLGSVKG
- a CDS encoding extracellular solute-binding protein, whose translation is MKKKLVTVISASLLLSSTLAACGEKEEASSASPDGSKSSAPAEFNITTINYSPEAAANDNPIELEMEKRTNTKVNITYLPSNNYMDKFKVMLASGEIPDVLLTTSIYDPSVLNAIQDGVFWDLTPYLKDYPNLQNNYPKESYENTKIDGKIYGLPRPRPLVGGAAFPALRQDWLDKLGLKVPETMDELYTVLKAFAEQDPDGNGKKDTYGFTGSVAEGWMDQLSFVEDTFNGFNNMILSMEGKPTEYRDFSPATREALLWIHRAYKEGVLAPDFAIIKQSQVLDMMKQGKVGMIPTAMDASKIGDMVGTLRKTVPAAGLVHVPYLITPSSGKKYATKEGGFFGNYLISKKVPEEKLKQILAFFDYGATPEGMELANFGLKDVHYTVQDGKKVTTEEYKKIAAASIVNVWTLVDPYSRVQQASTDYPKEYLERDKKVVDERLKHGVFINNNGVMSETEIKFGSEIAKKLQDKKIKVIMGKEPIEAWDKLIEQMKNDANVKKILAEREASYKAIFGGK
- a CDS encoding glycoside hydrolase — its product is MPDVWVISDSNLEVRFDQTVNLLGVKDKRSNKLWEQLPLGRELTVNKVSQHRNALHLELQGGALAFSAALELTETSELVVTITADPEASFDKISFPAAFQAPDPDHYLLQTDSQGLLLPVDDTRYPLEEHPFFFCGGGPAMAWMGVTDSVFETGYMAIFETPYDAAIALKREEGLITFAPVWLSSMGEFSYERRIRYVFFPTGGYIAQCKRYREYAWPKNKVLTLKENQKRFPAIEKILGAVHIYVWDKAREVSFAQDLKKSGIEKALFLWNANHLPYPEPDYDSRLQELGYGTGGYELFTDIHPDSHPGYAALDRIPLKRNVYPGLFDQITARKKDGSTYFNQYGTYVCPEAVRPEMIKRVEKELSLYPHETYFLDVYQANGLYECHNPEHRLTREQYAEAIIRNCELLEEKYNTFLGAEFGADFAGSHGVYAHGMMTLQRMWWFESEANRKGTIYYMGDWKDNSRPSIMLGERTATGAYLEYSIHEYTRVPLYELVYHDAIVTSWRWEDCNHHSPEIWWKKDLFNILYGTAPLWSIDQERWDSFKFTFVESYNKICPWLQQICYDELVSHRFVSSDRKVQESRFSSGKRAVVNFGDTSYTFEGRIIEPRGFITMDDGATN
- a CDS encoding GerAB/ArcD/ProY family transporter translates to MIHLKEISIKQLICLVIFTQVGAKVLTIPYEESRNSGYDSWMSVLLGGVIAQLVILIVYLLGKRYEDRPFPQYVTEITGKPLGLLLNVLFALYFIESSLMVLVTYANFINRWVLFKTPWFVIIALMAATAAYIASSSLRSIAVITETCILMFTICFVIVCISGLGKGDWLHFAPVGSHGLGPIIKDAIPAFWAYAGYERLLYFSPFVKRHSNKEILIGMSIANGFTTFFYVLISAIVLYNFSEPQLDLVTEPMVFILRQFKWPMVQNLDILFMVIWLSMTLVTIYVYLFMSARFLASTLGRKLGNHALLVWILAFVCFAIGVWFSDRQTLLEFADYHNKASTLIIAGVPTILLLVSLARGKAGIR
- a CDS encoding Ger(x)C family spore germination C-terminal domain-containing protein, giving the protein MKKAAVIFMLLLVCTGCWDQKPLRNLHLVDVACLDLDEKSGEVLLNYIVTVLNKAGQGEGDPKSETTLLKGPSFVEAVGQGDYFDEGPFLGIHNRIYLLSEGFASRDPIGQLAFLLHAPYASINTPVVIFEGSISKLMQRKSFNREDFTETLNHFIMNLESSRIIPNVSMMHFILSKEEPLEDIALPVIKQQSNSELEFSGALLFRQGTKAEEKLSKEQVQILMLLLGENFNKHKVGGRSTSGIGQQLLTGHMNSTEYAFSIKKGVSRITIHPESNGLPKVIVNVKLKINVYKLGQQAVRLKSDYVNQMEKQLNSYLEERAVATIRTMQKANSDVLGIGRKIYSLHPGLWKSLD
- a CDS encoding PadR family transcriptional regulator, whose protein sequence is MLKGVLEGCVLEIISRNETYGYEITRRLNALGFTDVVEGTVYTILIRLEKSKLVEVTKKPSDMGPPRKFFALNDAGREELRRFWEKWAFVSSKIIELKERD
- a CDS encoding DUF1048 domain-containing protein — translated: MNFWEKITGSDMTKEMKAFESRAKKLPADYQAAWKQINANLWMHSDFTGRNLMPILDGVLGLLEETAADGQRVHEVLGDDIKGFCSALAGEEGAKSFRDKWREQLNHNIAKKLGKK
- a CDS encoding DUF1048 domain-containing protein, coding for MNIRDIIEGKKEWRAHVARVKALPQDYQIVYKEMQKYFFKVGPVELTEGTGLLSGIVDLFEEGAASGKGVLEVTGRDVAAFCDDLIKDSKTYADIYQESVDQANNKTIRKGADKKK
- a CDS encoding ABC transporter ATP-binding protein, translated to MGKAIEVNGLQKSYKKLHVLKGVDFEVEKGSIFALLGSNGAGKTTVVKILSTLLQPDSGTVTVNGFDIASNPDLVRQSISLTGQFAAVDEILTGRENLILIAKLRHLKNPRQVADDMLKRFGLTDAADRKASTYSGGMRRRLDIALSLVGKPQIIFLDEPTTGLDPEARIEVWKIVKELADGGTTVFLTTQYLEEAEQLADRISILHEGRIIASGTLAELKKLFPKTKVEYVEKQPTLEDIFLAIIGKREAM
- a CDS encoding ABC transporter permease; protein product: MDAKKHFFSDMSVMLGRSMRHIFRSMDTIFTVCITPIAMMLLFVYVFGGAIESGTDNYVNYLLPGILLMAIASGVAYVAYRLFMDKQRGIIERFHTMPIARSSVLWGHVLTSVVSNIISVVVIILVALLMGFRSSAGVLAWLGVAGILVLFTLALTWIAAIAGLTGKTMEGASAFSYPLIFLPFISSAFVPTETMPAVVRVFAENQPVTSIVETIRALLSNQPVGHDIWVALAWCLGIMIVAYLFAVRAYKRNTA